A window of the Nitrosococcus wardiae genome harbors these coding sequences:
- a CDS encoding helix-hairpin-helix domain-containing protein: protein MPSVNQEVIQQLNEIADLLEQQGANPFRVSAYRKAADTITGLKHGVERIVEEEGIEGLTALPGVGSGIARAIYEIVARGRSSRLESLRGALEPEQVFQSIPGIGPKLGQRIHEALQVDSLEALEIAAHDGRLEQVEGVGRRRAAAIRAALASMLGRRPRRPSSTGAKGPPVDILLDVDREYRDKAEAGRLPTIAPRRFNPSGEAWLPVLHTQRGQWHFTALYSNTARAHELERTRDWVVLYFYDDHHYENQHTVVTETRGSLAGQRVVRGREAACQEYYRQVEESA from the coding sequence ATGCCATCAGTCAACCAGGAAGTTATACAACAACTCAACGAGATCGCCGATCTGCTGGAACAGCAGGGGGCGAATCCCTTCCGGGTGAGCGCCTACCGCAAGGCGGCAGACACAATCACCGGACTGAAGCATGGCGTGGAGCGCATCGTCGAGGAGGAGGGCATTGAGGGCCTCACGGCCCTGCCCGGAGTGGGTAGCGGCATTGCCCGGGCAATCTACGAGATTGTCGCCCGAGGTCGCTCGAGCCGGTTGGAGAGCTTACGCGGCGCCCTAGAACCGGAACAGGTATTTCAATCCATCCCCGGCATTGGTCCCAAGCTGGGCCAACGGATCCACGAGGCGCTCCAGGTGGACAGCCTAGAGGCGCTGGAAATCGCCGCCCACGATGGCCGCCTAGAACAGGTGGAGGGTGTAGGGCGCCGCCGGGCGGCGGCAATCCGCGCGGCGCTAGCCAGTATGCTCGGACGGCGGCCGCGGCGCCCGTCTAGCACTGGAGCTAAAGGTCCGCCGGTGGACATATTGCTGGATGTGGACCGGGAGTACCGGGACAAGGCCGAAGCGGGCCGGCTGCCCACTATTGCGCCGCGGCGGTTCAATCCATCCGGCGAGGCTTGGCTGCCGGTGCTGCATACCCAACGGGGACAGTGGCATTTCACTGCCCTGTATTCCAATACAGCCCGGGCCCATGAACTGGAGCGTACCCGGGATTGGGTCGTGCTGTACTTCTATGATGATCACCACTACGAGAATCAGCACACGGTGGTGACCGAGACCCGAGGTTCCCTGGCCGGCCAGCGGGTGGTGCGGGGCCGGGAGGCGGCGTGCCAAGAGTACTACCGTCAGGTGGAGGAAAGTGCCTAG
- a CDS encoding FAD-binding oxidoreductase produces MTQPAYQQRLQQLKYAIGPPSHQKIRIKKRTTSNLFRYQGRQPEATKVVSLQDFNHILHLDRHAQTLEVEGLTTYEQIVDETLAHGFLPTIAPELKHITIGGATVGIGIESAGYRYGFVHDGLMEADVLLPEGRIITCTADNAYSDLFHALPNSYGTLGYILRAKIKLIPAKPYVQIRHTQFNQVHDYLEAMKKAVELAQANFIEGLFYNPHELYLTEANFTKSAPQLDDIYQNIYYKTARQKAEMFLPTKQYIFRYDPDWFWNVPETGFYWLFRKLAPLKMRSSGFYNRYTTWKNKLYKILHIDADEGTEQLIQDWEVPWEQAENLVHFALENVDLQDQPWVALPIIPSQSPTLYPLQAHTLYFNLGCYCLTPKPREDEDFYYTKRLDQECFRLGGLKMLYSSTFIDKKTFDCLYNGAAYDRLKQKYDPHHCAPTLFDKAVENQ; encoded by the coding sequence ATGACCCAACCCGCTTACCAACAACGCCTGCAACAACTAAAATACGCCATTGGCCCCCCATCCCACCAGAAAATTCGCATCAAAAAGCGCACCACTTCCAATTTATTCCGTTATCAAGGCCGACAACCGGAAGCCACCAAGGTGGTTTCACTCCAAGACTTTAATCATATTCTCCATCTTGACCGTCACGCCCAAACCTTGGAAGTGGAGGGCTTAACCACTTACGAGCAAATTGTGGATGAAACGCTAGCCCACGGTTTTTTACCCACCATTGCCCCCGAATTGAAACACATTACTATTGGGGGGGCCACGGTAGGCATTGGGATCGAATCGGCGGGTTATCGTTATGGCTTTGTCCATGACGGCCTTATGGAAGCCGATGTCCTCCTCCCCGAAGGCCGCATCATCACCTGTACCGCCGACAATGCCTATTCAGACTTATTTCACGCCCTGCCCAACTCCTATGGCACTCTCGGCTATATTTTGCGGGCTAAAATCAAGTTAATCCCGGCAAAACCTTATGTACAGATTCGCCATACCCAATTTAATCAGGTCCATGATTATTTAGAAGCCATGAAAAAGGCGGTGGAGCTCGCCCAAGCGAATTTTATCGAAGGGCTTTTTTATAATCCCCACGAACTATATCTCACAGAAGCAAATTTTACTAAAAGTGCCCCTCAGCTTGACGATATTTATCAAAATATTTACTACAAAACGGCGCGACAGAAAGCCGAAATGTTTTTACCAACCAAGCAGTATATTTTCCGTTATGATCCAGACTGGTTTTGGAATGTACCTGAAACGGGCTTTTATTGGCTATTTCGCAAGCTTGCTCCCTTAAAAATGCGCAGTTCCGGCTTTTATAACCGCTATACCACCTGGAAAAACAAACTTTATAAAATTTTGCACATTGATGCGGATGAGGGCACCGAACAGCTCATTCAAGACTGGGAAGTACCCTGGGAACAGGCAGAAAATTTAGTCCATTTTGCTTTGGAAAATGTCGACTTGCAGGATCAGCCTTGGGTGGCGTTACCCATTATCCCCTCCCAATCCCCCACCCTCTACCCCCTCCAGGCCCATACCCTCTATTTTAATCTGGGCTGCTACTGCCTCACGCCCAAACCCAGAGAAGACGAGGATTTCTACTACACCAAACGATTGGATCAGGAATGCTTTCGCTTAGGGGGATTAAAAATGCTCTACTCTTCGACCTTTATAGATAAAAAAACCTTTGACTGCCTTTATAATGGTGCTGCCTATGACAGACTCAAACAAAAATATGATCCCCATCACTGTGCCCCCACTTTGTTTGATAAAGCGGTAGAAAACCAATAA
- a CDS encoding HsdR family type I site-specific deoxyribonuclease produces MPNFLSEDNIEQAMVQRLQHLYGYDVLDCYTSDAADLNDGSQRADKREVILRDRLKAAAVRLNPEIPEAAIDDALDQVCDQRQAMATMVANRELDSLIRDGVRVEFKDSEGRNRKERVKLIDFEAPENNHFLAVTQLWIQSTGAAAKAGYRRPDILLYINGLPLVFIELKNSNVKLRSAYDDNLTNYKADIPQLFLTNVFCVFSNGLETRLGSLSAEWEHFFHWLRPEDEKEKIRREQIREQGTSSERFLQGLCAKDKLLDYVENFVIYHKGTQKIIAQNHQFLGVNRAFRVFVERRGWLEQQKGLADKEPLTPALSQGEREKTGAHYRAGYDFSGLVTRARELRQRQTPAEDVLWQLLRNRQFLGLKFRRQHQLGDFIADFYCDEHKLVVEVDGSIHATVEKTQHDRTRQLILEGQGFQVIQLSNELILNNPEAALESIAAKLPLPDESAADERTTPNKPQPQNRPSPSGRGAGGEGKTPFKANRLGVFWHTQGSGKSFSMIFYARKIIRKVPGNYSFLVVTDRDDLDRQIYRNFLNTETVKKADAAQPKDSEQMRAFLGQNKKLVFTLIQKFRWPKGKRYPLLSDRDDIIVIVDEAHRTQYKTLAENMRAGLPHAQYLAFTGTPLLGRERKTNDWFGDYVSEYSFSQSMDDGATVPLFYKKRVPEVLNQNEELSDDFYEILEDENLDEAQQEKLERRFATELQVIKRDDRLETIARDLVYHFPRRGYLGKGMLIAVDKFTAVKMYDKVQRLWKEDIKSLRGEIKKSVDEVHKARLQRQLDWMRKVEMAVVVSAENGEEEKFDAQGLDIRPHRKRMVQLDAHGHDLEYSYKDPEHPLQLVFVCAMWLTGFDAPTVSTLYLDKPQKDHTLMQTIARANRVSSHRINGVEKTNGEIVDYYGVIGRLRKAIKDYGQGDDGLDEPPVKDKEELFCLLADAIEQARLFCAEREIVIDAALAADDVFKQVSLFEEWADTLLSKDEWRQSFKVLENTITALYEACKPEILGDPVVRKVALFQYLRGVLDSIIQQQDIDPATKKINELLDESLIVDDQKFSQVKEESGGWKIEQKGQTWDLSKIDFDKLKEDFKQAKYKNIEIADLRAFLEKKLQDMLNKNRTRRDFAERLQEIIDNYNAGSNSADSDFTELVKFAESLKQEEDRHIREGLSEDELEIYDLLCKENMTKAEEKKVRLAARALLKRLTEEKPKVLVQDWYKDSQTRLAVRDEVGAVLDEYLPEDSYDKELFLLKRDRVFELTLDLAINHQRWAA; encoded by the coding sequence ATGCCTAACTTCCTGTCTGAAGACAACATCGAACAGGCCATGGTGCAGCGTTTGCAGCATCTGTATGGCTACGATGTGCTGGATTGCTACACCAGTGATGCCGCGGACCTTAATGACGGCTCACAGCGCGCGGACAAGCGCGAGGTGATTTTGCGTGATCGTCTGAAAGCCGCAGCGGTGCGCCTCAATCCGGAGATTCCCGAAGCCGCCATTGACGATGCGCTGGACCAGGTCTGCGACCAACGCCAGGCCATGGCCACCATGGTGGCCAACCGCGAGCTGGATAGCCTGATCCGGGATGGTGTGCGGGTCGAGTTCAAGGACAGTGAGGGTCGTAACCGCAAAGAGCGGGTCAAGCTGATTGACTTTGAAGCGCCGGAGAATAACCACTTTCTCGCGGTGACTCAGCTATGGATTCAAAGTACCGGCGCGGCGGCCAAGGCGGGCTATCGGCGGCCGGACATTCTGCTGTATATCAATGGGCTGCCATTAGTGTTTATCGAGTTGAAGAACTCCAACGTCAAGCTGCGTAGTGCCTACGACGACAACTTGACCAATTACAAGGCCGACATTCCACAGTTGTTCCTCACCAATGTGTTTTGTGTATTCAGTAACGGCCTGGAAACACGCCTGGGCAGCCTGAGTGCCGAGTGGGAGCACTTTTTCCATTGGCTGCGCCCGGAAGACGAAAAGGAAAAAATACGTCGCGAGCAGATTCGCGAGCAGGGCACCAGTAGCGAGCGCTTTCTGCAGGGCCTGTGCGCCAAAGACAAACTGCTGGACTATGTGGAAAACTTTGTCATTTACCACAAGGGCACGCAGAAAATCATTGCCCAGAACCACCAGTTCCTTGGCGTTAATCGGGCTTTCAGGGTATTTGTTGAGCGGCGAGGGTGGCTTGAACAGCAGAAGGGTTTAGCAGACAAGGAACCCCTCACCCCGGCCCTCTCCCAGGGGGAGAGGGAGAAAACAGGCGCTCACTATCGGGCAGGGTATGACTTTTCGGGTCTGGTAACTCGTGCCCGGGAACTCCGTCAACGACAGACACCTGCTGAGGACGTTCTATGGCAGTTGCTGAGAAACCGGCAATTCCTCGGCCTGAAATTTCGCAGACAGCATCAGCTTGGAGATTTCATTGCCGATTTCTACTGCGATGAGCACAAGCTGGTTGTTGAAGTGGACGGCAGTATCCATGCAACGGTAGAAAAAACACAGCATGACAGAACTCGTCAATTGATACTCGAAGGGCAGGGTTTCCAGGTTATCCAACTCTCCAACGAATTAATCCTCAATAATCCCGAAGCAGCGCTTGAATCAATCGCCGCAAAGCTCCCCCTTCCTGATGAAAGCGCGGCCGACGAGCGCACGACGCCGAACAAACCCCAACCGCAAAACCGCCCCTCTCCCTCTGGGAGAGGGGCTGGGGGTGAGGGTAAGACGCCGTTCAAGGCCAACAGGCTGGGCGTCTTTTGGCATACCCAGGGCTCGGGCAAGAGTTTTTCGATGATCTTCTACGCGCGCAAGATCATCCGCAAGGTGCCGGGCAATTACAGCTTTTTGGTGGTGACCGACCGCGACGACCTCGACCGGCAGATTTATCGCAACTTCCTCAATACCGAAACCGTCAAGAAGGCCGATGCCGCCCAGCCCAAAGACAGCGAACAAATGCGCGCCTTTCTCGGCCAGAACAAGAAACTGGTGTTTACCCTGATTCAGAAATTCCGCTGGCCCAAGGGCAAGCGCTACCCGCTGCTGTCGGATCGCGACGACATTATTGTGATTGTGGATGAGGCACACCGGACCCAGTACAAGACCCTGGCCGAGAACATGCGCGCCGGCCTGCCCCATGCCCAGTACCTGGCCTTTACCGGCACGCCCCTGCTGGGGCGCGAGCGCAAGACCAACGACTGGTTTGGTGATTATGTATCGGAATACAGCTTCAGCCAGTCCATGGACGATGGCGCCACTGTGCCGCTGTTCTACAAAAAACGCGTGCCGGAGGTCTTGAACCAGAACGAGGAACTAAGCGACGATTTTTACGAGATTCTGGAGGACGAAAACCTCGACGAAGCGCAGCAGGAAAAGCTGGAGCGTCGTTTTGCCACGGAACTGCAAGTGATCAAACGCGATGACCGGCTGGAGACCATCGCCCGGGATCTGGTCTACCACTTCCCGCGCCGTGGTTATCTTGGCAAGGGCATGCTGATCGCCGTGGACAAGTTCACCGCCGTGAAGATGTACGACAAGGTACAACGGCTGTGGAAAGAGGACATCAAATCGCTGCGCGGCGAGATCAAGAAAAGCGTAGACGAGGTGCACAAGGCGCGCTTGCAGAGGCAGCTCGACTGGATGCGCAAGGTGGAAATGGCGGTGGTGGTCAGTGCCGAGAACGGCGAGGAAGAAAAATTCGACGCCCAGGGCCTGGACATCCGCCCGCATCGCAAACGCATGGTTCAACTGGACGCCCACGGCCACGATCTGGAATACAGCTACAAAGACCCGGAGCACCCGCTGCAACTGGTGTTCGTGTGCGCCATGTGGCTGACCGGATTTGATGCGCCGACAGTCTCAACGCTCTACCTCGATAAGCCACAGAAAGACCACACACTGATGCAGACCATCGCCCGTGCCAACCGGGTGAGCTCGCATCGCATCAACGGTGTGGAGAAGACCAACGGCGAAATCGTCGATTATTACGGCGTCATCGGCCGCCTCAGGAAAGCAATTAAGGATTACGGCCAGGGTGACGACGGGCTAGATGAACCACCAGTCAAGGATAAGGAGGAACTGTTTTGCTTGCTGGCCGATGCCATTGAGCAGGCGCGCCTCTTCTGTGCCGAGCGCGAGATTGTTATCGACGCGGCACTGGCAGCAGACGATGTGTTCAAGCAGGTCAGCCTGTTTGAAGAATGGGCAGACACCTTGCTCTCGAAAGATGAATGGCGGCAATCCTTCAAGGTGTTAGAGAATACTATTACCGCGCTTTATGAAGCCTGCAAGCCGGAGATTCTGGGTGATCCAGTCGTGCGCAAGGTGGCTTTATTTCAATATCTACGCGGCGTGCTTGACAGCATTATTCAGCAGCAGGACATTGATCCTGCTACCAAAAAAATTAACGAGTTGCTCGATGAAAGCCTGATTGTGGATGATCAGAAATTCAGCCAGGTCAAAGAGGAGTCGGGCGGATGGAAGATTGAACAGAAAGGCCAGACATGGGATCTGAGCAAAATCGACTTCGACAAACTGAAAGAAGACTTCAAACAGGCCAAGTACAAAAACATCGAAATTGCCGACTTGCGCGCCTTTCTGGAAAAGAAACTGCAGGACATGCTCAATAAAAACCGCACCCGACGAGATTTTGCCGAACGGCTACAGGAAATCATCGACAACTATAACGCGGGCAGTAATTCGGCGGACAGTGACTTTACCGAGCTGGTTAAATTCGCCGAATCACTCAAGCAAGAAGAAGATCGACATATCCGTGAAGGCTTGAGCGAGGACGAGCTGGAAATCTACGATTTGTTATGTAAGGAAAACATGACCAAGGCGGAGGAAAAGAAAGTGCGTTTGGCAGCCAGAGCCTTATTGAAACGCCTGACCGAAGAAAAGCCAAAAGTGTTGGTGCAGGACTGGTACAAAGACAGCCAGACACGGCTTGCTGTGCGTGATGAAGTGGGTGCGGTACTGGATGAGTACCTTCCCGAAGACAGCTATGACAAAGAGCTGTTTTTACTCAAGCGTGACAGGGTGTTTGAGCTGACGCTTGATCTGGCGATCAACCACCAGCGCTGGGCGGCATAG
- a CDS encoding Fic family protein yields MVLTIREHFPPKGLLETPAVLRALVAAHRHLAELKGVARSIPNERLLVSTLSLQEAQSSSEIENIITTQDALYRYQVQPGSVDPAGKEVAWYAQSLEVGFQEVRASGLLRLSTILKVQATLEGNDAGLRRTPGTVLKNERSGEVVYEPPSPEQLPALMDELVSWIHADTDAGNGLDPLVRMAVMHHQFETIHPFYDGNGRTGRILNILFLVRAGLLDSPILYLSRYISQTKAEYYAGLRKVRDSGEWEGWLLYLLRGIAVTARHTTALVEQIARLLQKQKHGIRAHYRFYSQDLINNIFYHPYTKVAFVEQDLGVSRATASRYLDELDRGGILDKHRLGRENYYINRELVQLLFNLPPLDMNTEH; encoded by the coding sequence ATGGTGCTGACCATCCGGGAACACTTTCCTCCCAAGGGGCTACTGGAAACCCCGGCGGTGTTGCGGGCGCTGGTGGCGGCGCATCGTCATCTAGCCGAGCTGAAAGGCGTGGCGCGCAGCATCCCCAACGAGCGGTTGCTGGTGTCCACCCTGTCACTGCAGGAGGCGCAAAGCAGCTCGGAAATCGAGAACATCATCACCACCCAGGACGCGCTGTACCGCTATCAGGTCCAACCCGGCTCGGTGGACCCGGCCGGCAAGGAGGTGGCCTGGTATGCCCAGAGTCTGGAGGTCGGTTTTCAGGAAGTGCGTGCGTCCGGGCTGTTGCGCTTAAGCACCATTCTCAAGGTGCAGGCCACGCTGGAGGGCAACGACGCCGGCTTGCGTCGCACCCCCGGCACCGTGCTGAAGAACGAACGCAGCGGTGAGGTGGTGTATGAACCGCCGTCGCCGGAACAGTTGCCCGCCCTGATGGACGAGCTGGTGAGCTGGATTCATGCCGATACCGATGCCGGAAACGGGCTGGACCCGCTGGTGCGCATGGCCGTGATGCACCATCAATTCGAGACCATCCATCCTTTCTATGACGGCAATGGCCGCACCGGGCGCATTCTCAATATCCTGTTTCTGGTGCGCGCCGGGTTGCTGGACTCACCCATCCTGTATCTGAGCCGCTACATCAGCCAGACCAAGGCGGAGTATTACGCCGGGTTGCGGAAGGTGCGCGACAGCGGCGAATGGGAAGGCTGGCTGCTCTACCTGCTGCGCGGTATCGCGGTGACCGCGCGCCACACCACCGCGCTGGTGGAACAGATCGCCCGCTTGCTGCAAAAGCAAAAGCACGGCATTCGCGCCCATTACCGCTTTTACAGCCAGGATCTGATCAACAATATTTTTTACCATCCCTATACCAAGGTGGCCTTTGTCGAGCAGGACCTGGGCGTATCGCGCGCCACCGCCAGCCGCTATCTGGATGAGCTTGACCGGGGCGGTATTCTCGACAAGCATCGACTGGGACGCGAAAACTACTATATCAACCGGGAGCTGGTGCAACTGCTGTTCAACCTGCCGCCCTTGGACATGAACACAGAGCACTAG
- a CDS encoding SelT/SelW/SelH family protein, producing the protein MRKNNKVEIRYCTQCRWLLRAAWMAQELLTTFDQEVSELTLRPETGGVFEVVANGKLIWSRKEAGRFPEITELKQLVRDQIAPGKDLGHVDRKGSQSAKT; encoded by the coding sequence GTGAGGAAAAATAATAAAGTCGAAATCCGTTACTGCACTCAATGCCGTTGGCTACTGCGGGCTGCCTGGATGGCCCAGGAGTTATTAACCACCTTTGATCAAGAAGTCTCAGAACTGACCTTGCGGCCTGAAACGGGTGGCGTTTTCGAGGTGGTGGCAAATGGCAAGCTCATTTGGTCACGGAAAGAAGCAGGGCGATTTCCTGAAATTACTGAACTCAAGCAATTGGTCCGAGACCAAATCGCTCCCGGTAAGGATCTCGGCCATGTGGACAGGAAAGGTTCCCAATCTGCCAAAACATAA
- a CDS encoding MBL fold metallo-hydrolase has protein sequence MKPHIQAFFDSGTSTISYVVRAPGDPACALIDPVLDYSPKAGRTSTTSADQLIDYVRENGLKVEWILETHAHADHLSSAHYLKQQLGGRIGIGEHITQVQKKFSHLFNLGPDFKTDGSQFDHLFSDGERFQIGALEAHVLYTPGHTPACITYLIGEAAFVGDTLFMPDYGTARADFPGGDARAMYRSIQRIYELPDKTRLFMCHDYRPGGREPRWETTIAEEKAHNPLVKAGISEEEFIRKRIEKDRNLAPPVLILPSLQINIRAGALPPPEDNGISYLKIPLNQL, from the coding sequence GTGAAACCCCATATACAGGCTTTCTTTGACTCTGGGACTTCAACCATTTCCTATGTGGTGCGGGCCCCAGGCGACCCGGCATGTGCCCTAATCGATCCGGTTCTGGACTACAGCCCTAAGGCGGGCCGCACCAGCACCACATCGGCGGATCAACTGATTGACTACGTGCGCGAGAACGGGTTAAAAGTGGAATGGATTCTGGAAACCCATGCCCATGCCGACCACTTAAGTTCAGCCCATTATCTGAAGCAGCAACTCGGAGGACGCATTGGTATTGGCGAACATATTACCCAGGTCCAAAAAAAATTTAGCCACCTGTTCAACCTAGGACCTGACTTCAAAACCGACGGCTCCCAATTTGATCACCTCTTTTCCGATGGCGAACGTTTTCAAATCGGCGCCCTTGAGGCCCACGTCCTTTATACCCCTGGACACACCCCTGCTTGTATCACCTACCTCATTGGCGAGGCGGCATTTGTGGGAGATACCCTATTTATGCCGGACTACGGCACCGCGCGAGCGGACTTTCCAGGGGGCGACGCCAGGGCCATGTACCGTTCAATCCAGCGTATCTACGAACTGCCCGACAAAACCCGGTTGTTTATGTGTCACGACTACCGGCCCGGTGGGCGCGAACCCCGTTGGGAAACCACCATTGCCGAAGAAAAGGCCCACAATCCTCTGGTTAAGGCCGGAATCAGTGAGGAAGAATTTATCCGCAAGCGAATCGAGAAAGACCGCAACTTGGCCCCACCGGTGCTGATCCTGCCTTCCCTGCAAATCAATATTCGCGCAGGTGCACTCCCCCCACCGGAGGATAATGGCATCAGTTATTTGAAAATTCCCCTCAATCAGCTTTAG
- a CDS encoding PspA/IM30 family protein, whose product MSFFRRLSASLTARIDQVVAQMENHDAIIEAAIREARQATAKAKVRLARVRSDGERLETKLAELREAEIKWSERARRIAKEDENRALECLRRRRGCQRQRVQLEKARENHQQGEVRLVGDVREAEERVADMTQKRHLMRTRQSAAEALNSITRVDSRMDGDVADAFERWEVRITEAEYEAGTADFLDSLEQRFADAEEQDALRAELDELLLKEENHHEC is encoded by the coding sequence ATGTCTTTCTTTAGACGCCTATCTGCCAGCTTAACCGCCCGCATCGACCAGGTGGTTGCTCAGATGGAGAACCACGATGCCATCATTGAGGCTGCTATTCGGGAGGCCCGCCAAGCTACCGCCAAAGCCAAGGTTCGCTTGGCCCGGGTCCGCAGTGATGGTGAGCGGTTGGAAACCAAGCTCGCTGAGCTGCGAGAAGCTGAAATCAAATGGTCGGAGCGGGCCAGGCGCATTGCCAAAGAGGATGAGAATAGGGCGTTAGAATGCCTGCGCCGCCGCCGGGGATGTCAACGCCAGCGGGTCCAATTGGAAAAGGCGCGGGAAAATCACCAACAGGGGGAGGTTCGTTTGGTAGGGGATGTAAGAGAAGCGGAAGAGCGGGTTGCCGACATGACCCAGAAGCGTCATTTGATGCGTACCCGCCAGTCGGCGGCTGAGGCTCTCAATTCCATCACCCGTGTGGACTCCCGTATGGATGGCGATGTTGCCGATGCCTTTGAGCGGTGGGAGGTCCGTATCACCGAGGCCGAGTACGAGGCGGGCACCGCAGACTTTCTGGATAGCTTGGAACAACGTTTTGCCGATGCCGAGGAACAGGACGCCCTGCGCGCCGAATTGGATGAACTTTTGTTGAAGGAGGAGAACCATCATGAATGCTGA
- a CDS encoding sigma-54-dependent transcriptional regulator: MSPRGGNIGVPLLPLYSQPVTVKQQPLTSEEREFFALLTEVIFSNPFSFQKDRLASLGSQIQGPTPVPDDHHYSALIPPLEQWLARLESRGLCRIQAVPLQDRRLLQYAFLFQLYDRYVAQWDQLIQTQMVKGAAPAPVPFAEELIDKLQNRGFSIEEAGRYLALFYQLRRAYFFIAHALVGDSPSMTRLRHALWNNVFTTDARFYADHLWDRMEDFSTLLLGETGTGKGSAAAAIGRSGLIPFDLKSRRFTYSFTETFIAINLSQFPESLIESELFGHRKGAFTGAIDNHKGLFQRCSPHGALFLDEIGDVSVPVQIKLLNVLQERQFTPVGSHSPLRFAGRVIAATHRSLPALRREGQFRDDFYYRLSSDVIEVPPLRRRLQESPAELKQLVGLLAKRLTGQAAEDLIDRILQVLNKCLPADYAWPGNVRELEQAVRRIILKGDYQGAEAPTDHGSWLCQATQGKLSAPQLLAAYCQMLYRRHGTYEAVATITALDRRTVKKHVQAGASKED, from the coding sequence ATGTCCCCCCGTGGGGGGAACATCGGTGTTCCTTTATTGCCCCTTTACTCCCAACCGGTGACGGTCAAACAGCAACCTTTGACTTCGGAAGAGCGGGAGTTCTTTGCTCTGCTCACCGAGGTCATCTTCTCCAATCCCTTTAGCTTTCAAAAAGACCGGTTGGCTTCCCTGGGAAGTCAAATCCAAGGTCCTACCCCAGTACCGGATGATCATCACTATAGTGCCCTGATTCCCCCTTTGGAACAGTGGCTGGCCCGTTTGGAGTCTCGCGGCCTTTGCCGTATTCAGGCAGTCCCACTCCAGGACCGTCGGCTGCTCCAGTATGCTTTTTTGTTCCAGCTCTATGATCGCTATGTGGCGCAATGGGATCAGTTAATTCAAACTCAAATGGTCAAGGGGGCAGCCCCCGCACCTGTTCCTTTTGCCGAAGAACTCATCGATAAACTCCAAAATCGCGGCTTTTCTATTGAGGAGGCGGGGCGTTATTTGGCCTTATTTTATCAATTGCGCCGCGCCTATTTTTTTATTGCCCATGCCCTGGTGGGGGATTCTCCCTCCATGACCCGTCTGCGCCATGCCCTGTGGAACAACGTCTTTACTACGGATGCCCGTTTCTATGCGGACCACCTTTGGGACCGGATGGAGGATTTCTCCACCCTGCTGCTGGGGGAGACTGGAACCGGTAAGGGGTCAGCGGCGGCGGCTATTGGCCGCTCGGGATTAATCCCCTTTGATCTTAAGAGCCGACGGTTTACCTATAGCTTTACCGAAACCTTCATCGCCATCAATTTATCTCAATTTCCGGAGAGCTTGATTGAATCGGAGCTGTTTGGCCACCGGAAGGGGGCCTTTACCGGCGCCATTGACAACCATAAGGGTCTTTTCCAGCGTTGCAGTCCCCATGGGGCCTTATTCCTGGATGAAATTGGCGATGTTTCGGTACCGGTGCAGATCAAACTGCTCAATGTGCTGCAAGAAAGGCAATTCACGCCGGTAGGGAGTCATTCCCCCCTCCGTTTTGCCGGGCGGGTGATTGCCGCCACCCATCGTTCCCTTCCAGCGCTGCGTCGGGAGGGGCAGTTTCGTGATGACTTTTATTACCGTCTCTCATCGGATGTCATTGAAGTCCCGCCCTTGCGGAGACGGCTTCAGGAATCTCCCGCCGAATTGAAGCAATTGGTGGGATTATTGGCCAAGCGGCTTACGGGCCAAGCCGCCGAGGATTTAATCGATCGAATCCTGCAAGTCCTGAATAAATGCCTGCCGGCGGATTACGCCTGGCCAGGCAATGTGCGAGAGTTAGAACAGGCGGTACGGCGGATTATTCTCAAAGGAGACTACCAGGGAGCCGAAGCGCCGACTGATCATGGATCTTGGTTGTGCCAGGCGACCCAGGGTAAATTGAGTGCGCCGCAACTGTTGGCTGCCTATTGCCAAATGCTGTATCGACGGCACGGAACCTATGAAGCTGTCGCCACCATCACCGCTCTTGATCGCCGCACGGTGAAAAAACATGTTCAAGCCGGCGCTTCGAAGGAAGACTAA